Proteins encoded within one genomic window of Camelina sativa cultivar DH55 chromosome 19, Cs, whole genome shotgun sequence:
- the LOC109130774 gene encoding LOW QUALITY PROTEIN: putative F-box/kelch-repeat protein At3g22730 (The sequence of the model RefSeq protein was modified relative to this genomic sequence to represent the inferred CDS: inserted 1 base in 1 codon), giving the protein MMMSVILPLDMVEEILSRVPATSLKRLRSTCTQWNALFKDQRFTKKHFSKAPKESMVLMLKEYRIFSMSLDLKIXSPSLEFKGGLGLKDSHSTLEEDDIHLVVHCEGLLLCITEDNRPVVWNPCLGETRWIQPKTSYEWSSTFALGYEKTKSGHSYKMLMFWKRDNNLPYELSGSDIYDFNSDSWRVVDNIVSLDCFLLSYIGVSLKGNSYWLAYDANGNHFLLCFDFTAERFKPMCLPLVAGQMAISVVGDKQLSVVSQSDSTITMWVTNKTDTDIKGALEWSKSFTVDIPTRGAWFPYLFSFSVVEEKKVTLCSDGILVTGRNMVYIIREDEESYTEITYIEPTNIFQWWYPFIFNYVPSLVQVQLEE; this is encoded by the exons atgatgatgtcCGTAATTCTTCCTTTAGATATGGTAGAGGAAATACTATCTAGGGTTCCAGCCACATCTTTAAAACGATTAAGATCTACTTGCACACAATGGAACGCTTTATTCAAAGACCAAAGATTTACTAAGAAACACTTTAGTAAAGCACCAAAGGAGTCTATGGTTCTCATGTTGAAGGAGTATAGGATTTTTTCAATGAGCCTCGATCTCAAAA GCTCCCCATCTCTAGAGTTTAAGGGTGGCCTTGGCCTAAAGGATTCTCATTCTACTTTAGAAGAAGACGATATACATTTAGTTGTTCATTGCGAAGGTTTATTGCTATGCATCACCGAAGATAATAGACCcgtggtttggaacccgtgTTTGGGCGAAACCAGGTGGATCCAACCTAAAACCAGTTACGAGTGGAGCTCTACGTTTGCTCTAGGATACGAAAAAACGAAATCCGGCCATAGCTACAAAATGCTGATGTTTTGGAAACGTGACAATAACTTACCATACGAACTTAGTGGGtctgatatatatgattttaactCTGATTCATGGAGGGTGGTTGATAATATTGTCTCTCTCGACTGCTTTCTGCTATCATATATTGGCGTCTCACTGAAGGGAAATAGTTACTGGCTTGCTTATGATGCAAACGGCAATCACTTCTTACTATGTTTTGACTTTACAGCAGAGAGATTTAAACCTATGTGCCTTCCTCTGGTTGCTGGTCAGATGGCTATATCAGTTGTTGGAGATAAACAACTTTCAGTGGTTAGTCAGAGCGATAGTACAATAACGATGTGGGTTACCAATAAAACTGATACTGACATTAAAGGTGCGTTGGAGTGGAGCAAATCGTTTACAGTGGATATACCCACCCGCGGTGCATGGTTTCCATATTTATTCAGTTTTTCAGTTGtcgaggagaagaaagtgacCTTGTGTAGTGATGGAATTTTGGTGACCGGCAGAAACATGGTTTACATTATTAGAGAGGACGAAGAATCTTATACAGAAATCACTTATATCGAACCTACAAACATATTCCAGTGGTGGTAtccatttattttcaattatgttccaagtttggttcAAGTCCAACTAGAAGAATGA
- the LOC104764603 gene encoding uncharacterized protein LOC104764603, translated as MMNTLHAFQTNLTPNFHVLFNASRRSFSRPQFLCLSKSGDGTSDSDSDPDPPKPEGDTRRQELLARIAMIQTSKVRLTDFLDERSEYLTKFAEEANAEFDKVGEDAMKDLDEASTRILENIESKMQAFEESAGLNRLEIEENDNKLADFEEKIQVDRNEGLFFKSLRDKKPVDMEQAKEETEKIQELTKESAGSKSRRNIYLGLIGIVVLAIADSFVSAPDWRKVAILGAILIPLLTQFVYEQTLLSEEADKGKGNKKE; from the exons atgatgaacacACTTCATGCATTTCAGACAAACTTAACACCAAACTTCCATGTTCTTTTCAATGCCTCGAGACGTTCCTTTTCCAGACCCcaatttctctgtctctccAAATCGGGAGACGGAACTTCagattctgattctgatccCGACCCTCCAAAACCCGAAGGCGATACTCGGAGACAAGAACTCTTAGCTAGGATCGCTATGATTCAGACTTCCAAGGTCCGTTTAACTGATTTCTTGGATGAAAGATCAGAGTATCTCACCAAGTTTGCTGAAGAAGCTAATGCGGAGTTCGACAAGGTTGGAGAAGACGCTATGAAAGACCTTGACGAAGCAAGCACAAGG ATACTGGAGAATATCGAAAGCAAGATGCAAGCTTTTGAGGAATCTGCGGGATTGAACAGATTAGAGATAGAGGAGAACGATAATAAGTTAGCTGACTTTGAGGAGAAGATCCAAGTAGACAGGAATGAAGGATTGTTCTTTAAAAGCTTACGTGACAAAAAACCGGTGGATATGGAGCAAGCTAAAGAGGAAACTGAGAAAATACAAGAGCTTACCAAAGAAAGTGCGGGATCAAAGTCAAGAAGGAATATTTACCTCGGGTTAATTGGGATCGTGGTTCTTGCAATTGCTGATTCCTTCGTTTCTGCACCGGATTGGAGAAAAGTCGCAATTCTTGGAGCTATTCTTATCCCACTGCTCACTCAATTTGTCTACGAACAAACATTATTATCAGAAGAAGCAGATAAAGGTAAAGGAAACAAGAAGGAATGA
- the LOC104764602 gene encoding pentatricopeptide repeat-containing protein At3g09060-like, with product MVVFPKSLSPKQVLKLLKSEKNPRAAFTLFDSATRHPNYAHSAVVYHHILRRLSDARMVSHVSRIVELIRSQGCKCDEDVALSVIKTYGKNSMPDRALDVFQRMVEIFGCEPGVRSYNTLLNAFVEAKQWDKVESLFAYFKTTGLAATLQTYNVLIKMSCKRKQFEKARGFLDWMWKEGLKPDVFSYSTVINDLAKAGKVDDALQLFDEMSERGVAPDVTCFNILIDGSLKERDHSMAMKLWDKLLVDSSVYPNVKTHNIMISGLSKCGRVDDCLKIWDRMKENERDKDLYTYSSLIHGLCGAGNVDKAESVFKELVESKTFIDVVTYNTMLGGFCRCGKIKESLGLWRIMEQKNSVNIVSYNILIKGLLEYGKIDEATMIWRLMPAKGYADDETTYGIFIHGLCVNGYVNKALGVMQEVKSRGGNLDVYAYSSVIDCLCKERRLEEAVNLVKEISKQGVELNSHVCNALISGLIRNSRLGDASVLLREMGNNGCRPTVVSYNILIDALCKAGKFGEASTLVKEMLENGWKPDLITYSVLLDGLRHDRKIDLALELWHQFLQSGLEPDVRIHNILIHRLCSVGKLDDAMTVMANMEHWNCIANLVTYNTLMEGFFKVRDSNRATMIWGYMYKMGLQPDIISYNIILKGLCMCHRVSYAIEFFDDARNHGFFPTVVTWNILVQAVVNC from the coding sequence ATGGTCGTGTTCCCGAAATCGCTGTCACCCAAACAAGTCCTCAAGCTCTTGAAATCGGAGAAGAACCCGCGCGCAGCTTTTACTCTATTCGATTCGGCGACTCGTCATCCAAACTATGCACACTCCGCCGTCGTCTACCACCATATACTCCGACGTCTCTCTGACGCGCGGATGGTTAGTCATGTAAGTCGAATCGTCGAGCTCATTAGGTCACAAGGATGCAAGTGCGACGAAGATGTCGCTTTATCGGTTATTAAAACCTACGGGAAGAACTCCATGCCGGACCGAGCTCTTGATGTATTCCAACGAATGGTGGAGATTTTTGGGTGCGAGCCTGGGGTTAGATCTTATAATACTCTGCTCAATGCGTTCGTAGAGGCGAAACAATGGGATAAAGTCGAGTCCTTGTTCGCCTACTTCAAAACAACGGGTTTGGCGGCAACTCTGCAGACGTATAACGTTTTGATTAAGATGTCTTGTAAGAGGAAACAGTTCGAGAAAGCGAGAGGGTTTCTTGATTGGATGTGGAAAGAAGGGTTGAAGCCTGATGTGTTTAGTTACAGCACTGTGATCAACGATCTAGCGAAAGCTGGAAAAGTTGATGATGCACTGCaactgttcgatgaaatgtctgagaGAGGAGTAGCACCTGACGTTAcgtgttttaatatattaattgatgGGTCTCTTAAGGAAAGAGATCACAGCATGGCTATGAAGCTGTGGGATAAACTGTTGGTGGATTCTTCTGTTTATCCTAATGTTAAGACTCACAACATCATGATTAGTGGGTTGAGCAAATGTGGAAGAGTGGATGATTGCTTGAAGATATGGGACAGGatgaaagagaatgagagagataaAGATTTATATACGTATAGCAGTTTGATACATGGGCTGTGCGGGGCAGGGAATGTTGATAAGGCTGAAAGTGTGTTCAAGGAGCTGGTCGAGAGTAAGACCTTTATTGATGTGGTTACATACAATACTATGCTTGGTGGGTTTTGTCGATGTGGGAAGATTAAGGAGAGTTTGGGTTTATGGAGGATTATGGAGCAGAAGAATTCAGTTAACATAGTGAGTTATAACATTTTGATAAAAGGGTTGTTGGAGTATGGTAAGATCGATGAAGCAACAATGATTTGGAGGCTTATGCCTGCTAAGGGATACGCAGATGACGAGACAACTTATGGTATTTTTATTCACGGGTTATGCGTGAATGGTTATGTAAATAAAGCCTTGGGGGTGATGCAAGAGGTGAAGAGCAGAGGTGGGAATCTTGATGTTTATGCATATTCGTCAGTTATAGACTGTTTGTGCAAAGAGAGAAGACTAGAAGAAGCAGTAAATTTGGTAAAAGAGATAAGTAAGCAAGGCGTGGAGCTGAATTCTCATGTCTGTAATGCATTAATAAGTGGTTTGATCCGAAACTCGAGACTTGGTGATGCTTCCGTTTTGTTGAGAGAGATGGGGAACAACGGTTGTCGCCCGACTGTTGTATCTTACAATATCCTTATTGATGCTTTGTGTAAAGCAGGGAAATTTGGTGAAGCATCTACTCTTGTGAAAGAAATGCTTGAAAACGGGTGGAAACCAGATCTGATCACGTATAGTGTACTCTTGGACGGTCTTCGTCACGACAGGAAGATCGACTTGGCCCTTGAATTGTGGCACCAATTTCTTCAATCTGGTCTAGAACCCGATGTGAGGATTCATAACATACTAATTCATCGCCTGTGCTCTGTTGGGAAACTTGATGATGCAATGACTGTCATGGCAAATATGGAGCATTGGAATTGCATTGCAAATCTCGTTACTTACAACACTTTGATGGAAGGATTCTTCAAAGTTAGAGACAGCAACAGAGCCACAATGATTTGGGGTTACATGTACAAGATGGGGTTGCAGCCTGATATTATATCCTACAATATTATACTGAAAGGGTTGTGTATGTGCCACAGAGTGTCGTACGCTATTGAATTCTTTGATGATGCTCGAAACCATGGTTTTTTTCCAACTGTTGTCACCTGGAACATACTTGTTCAAGCTGTCGTGAATTGCTAA
- the LOC104767382 gene encoding UPF0503 protein At3g09070, chloroplastic-like: protein MFDKCKGGGVNNSGNGRVKPGFFPELRRTKSFSASKNNEGFSGVFEPQRRSCDFRSSLWNLFSQDEQPNLLTSVSGGGDVEVEPSKSSVAEPVLEVNDEGEAESDDEGEAESDDEVEEEEEDYVEAGDFEILNDSGELIREKSDEIVEEIEEVVMVTEKAIREEELKPIKDYIDLDSQTKKPSVRRSFWSAASVFSKKLQKWRQNQKMKKRRNGGDHRPGSARLPVEKPIGRQLRDTQSEIADYGFGRRSCDTDPRFSLDAGRFSLDAGRFSVDIGRISLDDPRYSFDEPRASWDGSLIGRTSFPPAARAPPPPSMLSVVEDAPPPVHRHVARADMQFPVEEPPPPQPPVVNQANGVSDPVIIPGGSIQTRDYYTDSSSRRRKSLDRSSSSMRKKAAAVVADMDEPKLSVSSAISIDAYSGGSMRDNNYAVENTDNGFFREPPIMGGERKVNSNDNSNKKSRRWGKWSILGLIYRKSVNKYEEEEEEEDRYRRLNGGMVERSLSESWPELRNGGGGVGGPRMVRSNSNVSWRSTGGGSQRKVHGLDRNKSSRYSPKNGENGMLKFYLPTMKGSRRVNGAGGGGGGGGGWANSHGHSIARSVMRLY, encoded by the exons ATGTTTGATAAGTGTAAag GAGGCGGTGTAAACAACAGCGGAAACGGCCGGGTTAAACCCGGATTCTTCCCTGAGCTCCGTCGTACTAAATCTTTCTCAGCTTCTAAAAACAACGAAGGGTTCTCAGGAGTGTTTGAGCCACAACGTAGGTCTTGTGACTTCCGTAGCTCTCTTTGGAACTTGTTTAGCCAAGACGAGCAACCAAACCTTCTAACCTCTGTCTCCGGCGGCGGTGATGTTGAAGTCGAGCCGAGTAAATCTAGCGTTGCGGAGCCTGTTTTAGAGGTTAACGACGAAGGAGAAGCTGAAAGCGACGACGAAGGAGAAGCTGAAAGCGACGACGAAgtcgaagaggaagaggaagactaCGTCGAAGCTGGAGACTTTGAGATTCTTAATGATTCCGGCGAACTTATTAGAGAAAAAAGCGACGAAATTGTTGAAGAGATCGAAGAGGTTGTTATGGTAACGGAGA AGGCTATAAGAGAAGAGGAGCTGAAGCCTATTAAGGATTACATAGATCTTGATTCTCAAACCAAGAAGCCATCGGTGAGACGGAGCTTTTGGTCGGCGGCCTCTGTTTTTAGCAAGAAGCTTCAGAAATGGAGACAGAatcaaaagatgaagaagcGGCGTAACGGCGGCGACCATAGGCCGGGATCAGCTAGATTACCGGTGGAGAAACCGATTGGGAGACAGCTCCGTGATACTCAGTCGGAGATCGCTGATTACGGATTCGGCCGGAGATCGTGCGATACAGATCCTAGATTCTCCCTCGACGCCGGAAGATTCTCTCTTGACGCCGGAAGATTCTCCGTTGACATCGGTAGGATCTCTCTGGATGACCCTCGTTACTCGTTCGACGAGCCGAGAGCTTCTTGGGACGGGTCTTTGATCGGACGTACATCGTTTCCTCCCGCCGCGAGAGCTCCTCCGCCGCCGTCGATGCTTTCTGTTGTGGAAGATGCGCCGCCGCCGGTGCACCGTCACGTAGCCCGAGCGGATATGCAGTTTCCGGTGGAAGAGCCACCGCCACCGCAGCCACCGGTGGTTAATCAAGCTAACGGAGTGTCCGACCCGGTTATAATCCCGGGCGGGTCAATCCAAACCCGAGACTACTACACTGACTCATCGTCACGGAGACGGAAGAGTCTCGACAGGTCATCAAGCTCCATGAGGAAAAAGGCTGCAGCGGTTGTGGCTGATATGGACGAGCCAAAGCTTTCAGTGTCGTCGGCTATATCAATAGATGCTTACTCAGGAGGATCAATGAGAGATAATAACTATGCCGTGGAGAACACGGATAACGGGTTTTTCCGGGAACCGCCGATAATGGGCGGCGAGAGGAAAGTGAATAGTAACGATAATAGTAACAAGAAGTCGAGGCGGTGGGGGAAATGGAGCATCTTGGGACTTATTTACAGGAAGAGTGTTAACAAgtatgaggaagaagaggaggaagaggatagGTATAGGAGATTAAACGGTGGAATGGTGGAGAGATCGTTATCGGAGTCATGGCCGGAGCTGAGGAATGGAGGTGGGGGAGTAGGAGGGCCGAGGATGGTGAGGAGTAATAGCAATGTGAGCTGGAGGAGTACCGGTGGTGGATCACAGAGGAAAGTCCACGGGTTGGATAGGAATAAGAGTTCAAGGTATTCACCTAAGAATGGGGAAAACGGAATGTTGAAGTTTTACTTGCCAACTATGAAAGGTAGCCGGAGAGTGAACGGTGCaggtggcggcggtggtggtggcggagggTGGGCGAATAGTCACGGGCATTCAATAGCGAGGAGTGTAATGAGGCTGTATTGA
- the LOC104767383 gene encoding LOW QUALITY PROTEIN: mitogen-activated protein kinase-binding protein 1-like (The sequence of the model RefSeq protein was modified relative to this genomic sequence to represent the inferred CDS: inserted 1 base in 1 codon; substituted 1 base at 1 genomic stop codon): MKLNQKLKKPCSSTKLILQEIIGLTTKNDNGLASVTCSSKCVYLAGCVVVVYDVDSFTQSHLVVSHRMPKPLSCVAISQNGRFVAAGESTNLSAVMIWDCETLGLVSELKGHLXGAHCLSFSPNGEYLVSVGAYIYLWDWRKSILVAKIKASSNCSEITSVTFSSNEKFIVTSGNKHLKYWTVGSFQRTRSSKVGSLVYHGKPTDDIFQNGNSFVSVISANSVKSSGSDEQTEDVISIYVLTEAGVLMLMSNGMLIKKSVDLKVEKCFALSASNRLIACACSXGTVQLFTPETLDYAGKIPFSDAKSSTTENQSHSGELENVESPPVIFPDAVACQFSTTDKLIVIYGDRSLYVWDVNDVNKPTRCSMMVSHSAGIWDIKNLSCGNMHSPTAACVARGCSEGVSFTTCSEDGTIRLWDLAFQVDPLEANASSNPSESSTQGIMHLARAGIFERDLLETCGSKFGFRALAVSEDGKYLAAGDCGGNLHIYDLQESEYTSFTDAHEAEIQSLSFSFPGMKDADSENTSSSDFLLASGGKGRAIHLYDVKRNFDPVGSVCSSAAVTSVKFACNGRKIITSGADRLELFDVVRKASSVRLSPSLPRTLSQGTISDVAVDPTSRLVVTVGQDKKINIFDIESGKLVRSFKQDRDHGDPIKVILDPSCNYLVCSYSNRTICFVDFVTGELVAQATGHGEAVTGVIFLPDCKHIISVASDGCIFVWKLPLRIATRIIRAVNENGRLTVVQLEKFKQIAVDLEEDNPKDASCSANYKPVEENADQVQLRSPWTSSFKFSVSRLPKWAQVYVETSDIATNCQNSISNQKHEDKSLANTVHSAEECSSVECQTPKQGSKTEKSCLGSLSKSSSDTETSDIQGDAPSHRKEKTRWNTIYNVCLDFLNSPNIQASFIKQQKPENLCTKHSAEQGDMLKQFDNNLSMIDEVDAEKSLQQKRYSSQFFLRRDYIGGTKQFMRTPSQKSGYKTLRSIQEHLPLDTVNDQSSLSSEDHPEQDKSSSEVFHDTVADDSLQEMVTSCRQTLHGLNTAAAVFVQSMSELSEASPRDQISGELRAQLFGEAALMIPEMSHKVNEVVAKIMLEQENRNNSDRIVSN, from the exons ATGAAGCTGAATCAGAAATTAAAGAAGCCTTGTTCATCCACGAAG CTGATTCTGCAAGAGATCATCGGTTTGACTACAAAGAACGACAATGGATTGGCCTCAGTTACTTGCAGCTCCAAATGTGTTTACTTGGCCGGATGCGTTGTGGTGGTCTACGATGTTGATTCCTTCACTCAATCTCACCTCGTTGTATCTCATCGTATGCCTAAGCCTTTGAGTTGTGTGGCTATTTCCCAGAATGGGCGGTTCGTTGCTGCTGGAGag TCTACGAATCTTTCTGCAGTCATGATTTGGGATTGTGAGACTTTGGGACTTGTCTCGGAGCTTAAAGGCCATCTTTAGGGAGCTCACTGTCTTTCCTTCTCACCAAATG GGGAATATTTGGTGAGTGTTGgagcatatatatatctttgggACTGGCGCAAAAGTATCTTAGTGGCGAAGATCAAAGCCAGTTCTAATTGCTCTGAGATAACGTCTGTGACATTCTCATCCAATGAGAAATTCATTGTTACTTCCGGGAACAAGCACTTGAAGTACTGGACAGTGGGTTCTTTTCAGAGGACACGTTCAAGTAAAGTTGGATCTTTGGTATATCATGGAAAGCCAACTGATGATATTTTCCAAAATGGAAACTCTTTTGTATCAGTGATATCAGCCAACAGTGTGAAATCTAGTGGAAGTGACGAACAAACTGAAGATGTTATTTCAATATATGTTCTTACAGAAGCAG GTGTTCTAATGCTCATGAGTAATGGGATGTTAATCAAGAAGTCGGTAGATCTGAAG GTTGAAAAATGTTTTGCTCTATCTGCATCCAATCGATTGATAGCCTGCGCTTGTA AAGGAACGGTCCAGCTATTTACGCCTGAAACTTTAGATTATGCTGGCAAAATACCATTTTCAGATGCTAAAAGCAGCACCACTGAAAATCAGTCTCATTCAGGAGAACTCGAAAATGTAGAGTCTCCGCCTGTTATCTTCCCAGACGCAGTTGCTTGTCAGTTTTCTACCACAGATAAGCTCA TTGTCATCTATGGGGATCGTAGTCTCTATGTTTGGGATGTGAATGATGTGAACAAG CCTACTAGGTGCTCGATGATGGTATCACATTCTGCCGGAATTTGGGATATAAAAAACCTCTCTTGTGGAAATATGCACAGTCCAACAGCTGCATGTGTAGCTAGGGGATGCAGTGAAGGGGTTTCTTTCACTACATGTTCTGAAGATGGAACCATCAGGTTGTgggatcttgctttccaagtGGATCCGTTAGAAGCTAATGCAAGCAGCAATCCCTCAGAATCTTCAACACAAGGGATTATGCATTTAG CTAGGGCTGGAATTTTTGAACGTGATCTCCTTGAGACATGTGGTAGCAAATTTGGTTTCCGAGCACTGGCAGTAAGTGAAGATGGAAAGTACTTAGCAGCTGGTGACTGTGGAGGAAATCTTCATATATATGATCTACAAGAATCAGAATATACAAGCTTTACG GATGCTCATGAAGCAGAAATTCAGTCATTGAGCTTCAGCTTTCCTGGAATGAAAGACGCTGATTCTGAAAATACCTCAAGCAGCGATTTCTTGCTTGCTTCTGGTGGAAAGGGCCGAGCGATCCACCTTTATGATGTCAAAAG GAACTTTGATCCCGTTGGGAGTGTTTGTAGTTCAGCTGCGGTAACTTCTGTTAAATTCGCATGTAATGGCCGGAAAATTATAACTTCTGGTGCAGATAG GTTAGAGCTGTTTGACGTTGTCAGAAAAGCAAGTAGTGTTCGTCTTTCACCTTCTCTTCCTCGAACTCTCTCTCAGGGAACCATCTCTGATGTGGCTGTAGATCCAACATCAAGACTTGTTGTCACAGTGGGACAG GATAAGAAGATAAACATATTTGACATAGAAAGTGGAAAGCTCGTCAGATCATTCAAGCAAGACCGAGACCATGGAGATCCCATAAAG GTCATTTTGGACCCAAGTTGCAATTACTTGGTATGCTCTTACTCTAACAGGACAATCTGCTTTGTGGATTTTGTCACTGGAGAGCTGGTTGCTCAGGCCACAGGACATGGTGAAGCTGTGACTGGTGTTATTTTCCTACCTGATTGCAAACATATCATTTCA GTTGCAAGTGACGGCTGTATATTTGTCTGGAAACTTCCTTTGCGAATAGCTACACGTATTATACGGGCAGTAAATGAAAATGGCAGGTTAACTGTGGTCCAACTCGAAAAGTTCAAGCAAATTGCAGTTGATTTGGAGGAAGACAATCCAAAAGATGCATCATGTTCTGCAAACTATAAGCCAGTAGAAGAAAACGCAGATCAAGTGCAGCTACGCTCTCCATGGACATCCTCATTTAAGTTCAGCGTTTCTCGACTTCCTAAGTGGGCTCAAGTTTATGTGGAAACATCTGATATTGCTACCAATTGTCAGAATTCTATTTCAAACCAG AAACATGAAGATAAAAGTCTAGCAAATACTGTTCACAGTGCTGAAGAATGCTCTTCTGTTGAATGCCAAACTCCCAAGCAAGGTTCAAAAACCGAAAAATCATGCCTTGGAAGCCTATCCAAAAGCTCTAGCGACACAGAAACTTCAGATATTCAAGGAGATGCTCCTAG CCATAGGAAAGAAAAAACCCGTTGGAACACTATCTACAACGTGTGTTTGGATTTTCTGAATTCTCCAAACATCCAAGCATCTTTCATTAAACAACAGAAACCTGAAAATCTCTGCACCAAACATTCTGCCGAGCAGGGGGACATGCTCAAGCAATTTGATAACAATTTGTCAATGATAGACGAG GTTGATGCCGAAAAATCATTGCAGCAAAAAAGGTATTCTTCCCAGTTTTTCCTAAGAAGAGACTACATTGGCGGAACCAAACAATTTATGCGTACGCCCTCCCAGAAATCAGGGTACAAGACTTTGAGGTCGATCCAAGAACATCTCCCTCTTGATACGGTGAATGATCAATCTTCACTTAGTTCAGAAGACCATCCTGAACAG GACAAGTCCTCTTCAGAAGTATTCCATGATACAGTTGCAGACGATTCACTTCAAGAAATGGTAACTTCCTGCCGTCAAACACTACACGGTTTAAACACTGCTGCTGCAGTTTTTGTCCAGTCAATGTCGGAATTGTCTGAAGCTTCTCCTCGAGATCAAATCTCAGGTGAACTCAGAGCCCAGTTGTTTGGTGAAGCAGCTTTGATGATCCCAGAAATGTCTCATAAAGTTAATGAAGTTGTTGCCAAGATAATGCTTGAGcaagaaaatagaaacaacaGCGATAGAATAGTCTCCAATTAG
- the LOC104764604 gene encoding uncharacterized protein LOC104764604, producing the protein MNFRSFEDFWPFYVMQHSNPSTRRWHFIGIIASLLALLCSVLISWWFVALVPLFGYGFAWYSHFFVEGNVPASFGHPVWSFLCDLKMFSLMLTGSMEREMKRLGKRPLLQLS; encoded by the coding sequence atgaatttcAGAAGCTTTGAGGATTTCTGGCCTTTCTACGTGATGCAACACTCGAATCCATCAACGAGGCGATGGCACTTCATAGGTATAATCGCCAGCCTCTTGGCTTTGTTGTGTTCGGTTTTGATCAGCTGGTGGTTCGTTGCTCTCGTGCCTCTCTTTGGTTACGGGTTCGCTTGGTACAGCCACTTCTTCGTGGAAGGAAATGTTCCGGCGAGCTTTGGGCATCCGGTTTGGTCTTTTCTCTGCGATCTCAAGATGTTTAGTCTGATGCTCACAGGAAGtatggagagagagatgaagagacTTGGTAAGAGGCCATTGTTGCAGCTCTCTTGA